GAGATTCACGATTTGTGCTTGTCGAGTATCTTCACCTGCTTTTGCCAATTGAATATTGCGTTTTAAGCTATCGGCTAATTTCTCTAAATGCTCGCGTGCAGACCCAGAACTTGCACCTAATTTATTTTGAACTTCTAGCAATTGTTGCTGTAATTCTGTAGGAGAGAGCAAAGAATTATGACCTTGGACGCGCCGGGATAGTTGGTCAATTTTTGTAGGAAGTTCCGTAGCTCGATCGCAAGCCTCTTCCACAATCACCAGTAATTCCATTTTAAAACTATCATCAGTTAACAAATACTTTGCTTCTTGACGCAAATCTCTCGATTTATCAGCCAAATTTTTAGCAGCATTATACAGCATTTGTAATTCCTTTTGTAATTGTTCTTTTGCCATTTTTTCTGCATCTGGTTCCCTAGACTTCAAAAAAGCTGCCCCCACTGTTACCACTAAAGCAGCCGTAGGTAATATAACAACATTAGGTAATCTCACAAAACGAACACCAACAACAAGGACAACACCACCAGCCAATACACTTAATGGGTAAAAAATAGGATTTGCCAATTTAATCATTTCCACGCATCCAAAATTCAAAATCTAAAATCCAAAATCCAAAATCCAAAATCCAAAATCGCTAAAACTCCACCTGTAATTCAGACATCAAAGTAGAAATTGTTGCAGGGTCTCCCTTCCGGTAATAACCACCATTAACTTGAGCAATTTTCTTCAATGCGTCTGGATTAAATTCTCCTTCATTGCCATAACCAACAGTAAAAAAGGCAATTCTTTTGTCACTACTAAAGTTACTTTTGCCAAGTTCTTGCTGTAATTGCTCTAAGTTAATTGAAGACTCAGAATCTTCACCATCCGTCAAAATAACAACAGCATTAATAGCATCTTTGCGGAGATTAGATGCTAACCAATTACGTGCATAGAGGGCAGAATCATATAATTTAGTCCCACCATCGACTTGCAAACTAGCAATAAATTGCATCCCCCGTTCTTTACCTTGAGGAGTTCCGTCTACAACGATGGGAGAGCGAATTGCAGAATCAAAATCAATGAGAGCAATCTTTTCTTTTGGTCCGAGGCTTTCAATATATTGACGCAAAGTACTTTGCACTGCAGGTAATTTATTCCCTTGCATAGAACCGGAAGAATCGACCACAACAATGACTTGTGAAGGTTTTTTGGCAAATTCTTGCCAAGATTTCAGCATTGCAGCCACCACTTCAGGTTGGGGGGGACGCAAAGAATCATATTTAGCATTGGGATCGACGCCATATTCGGGACTAAATTTTGCTCCCAACTCCACTCCAGGAACACCTGGTCTCAAACCGAGTTCTGTGGCAATTTTCTGTGCGTCTGGGGATTGCAAATAAGCAATAACTTTTTCCGCAGCTGCTTTTTCATCTGAACTTACCCAAGGTGCATTAGGTACGATCGCCCGCATATTAGAGGTAAAGGTTGCTTTTGGATAAATAGCTTTGTAGCGGGTTTGACCGGGTTGTAAATTGGAGTTGGCTTTAATCACAGATGATTCGTAAACAGAAGCGACAGATGCCCAAAATGAACCATTTTTGACCATATCGGTGGCTAAAGCATCTGTAGAAACACCGTAGCGAGTGATTTTAGTTTGGATATTTTGGATTTGGGTTTGGAATTTCTGGACATCTGTTGCTGTTAGTTGTTCGGGACGTTTCCCAGAGACAGACACAAATTGCGCCACAAGTGTTTGCAAGCCTGAATTCGAGCGAGTTGGTGCGGATTGAACAAAGTAAATGGGTAGTGTGGGACTACTTGCATCAAGTTCTTTGTGGGTTTTTGCCTTGGCTAATGCTTTATATACATCTTCTTGTTTTTGCAATCCAGTAGCAACATCTGTAGGAACCATAAACACCATTGGGCTATTTGCCAGTAAGGGTGCATCAGTAATTTGAGGAATATAGTTTTTTCCGGGGAAGACTTGATTGAACTGGTAAACTAACTGAGAGTGGTAAATTTCTCCATCTAAAGAAACTAAAGTAGGAAAGTCTGGTGAATCAGCTTGCAAGCTTCCAGATTGAAGTTGCTTGGCTTTATTAACTAGGTTTGTGACTATATCGCCACTTCCCATCGCCTGACAACTTAAGTAGAACGCTTTACCATCACCAAGCTTGGGTTTTGTTTGATTGAACTGTTCTGCTGCTTGGGTGCAGAATTGTTGTAAAGCACTACCGACTAAAAACTTGACTTCAAAACCCTCTCTAGGGGCGGAACTCACTTCAGACGTGCAACCAGCCAGTAGGAAAGTACCTAAGGTGACACTAATGTAAAATTTTTTTTTCATAGCCTGAGTTTGTAACTAGTTATGATAAATTGCGAAGGCACATTCGTATAGTTCCCTGAACTTGACTTCAGATAACGGTTTTTAGTTGAGAATGGTTTGTTTATTGGTAAGCTTGGTAGATAGGGTGTTTGAGTTTTATCCTTGCTTTTATAGATGAGCTACTACTTAATCAGGCTTGTTGTTAGAATTTATGAAATGAGCTAGATTTCTAACTTCAATCTGGGAACTATAAACCTGTCAAACTCCCCAGAGAGAAGCAAAAGAGCGTATGCGTTCAGAGGGGTGCTTGCGTTTTGGACAAAAATTAAATGTCTTGGGTTGTCAAAAAAGTTTCACTGCGCTTGCTCCTTGTTGTCCCCTTTGTCGTGCAAATCTTCGCCGCTGTGGGGTTGACTGGGTATTTATCTTTGTATAATGGACAGAAAGCGGTTAATAATTTAGCAACGCGGTTGTGCAGCGAGGTCAGTGGGCGTATCCATCAGCACCTTGACAGCTACATGACAACGCCCCGGATACTGAGCCACACCTATGCAGATGCTTTCGACTTGGGGATACTCGCTCCACAAGACCTAGAAAAGCTGCAACACTTTTTCGCGAAGCAAATACAGTTATATAATGTTGGTTATATTCTCTTCGGTTCGATCGCAGGTGAATTTGCATCTGCTGGACGTTCTGCTTATGACAACCGCATCAATATTGATGAGGTTTCGCAAAAACGACATGGCAATAGTGGAATTTACACCTACGGAACAGATGAGAAGGGA
This genomic interval from Scytonema hofmannii PCC 7110 contains the following:
- a CDS encoding VWA domain-containing protein — protein: MKKKFYISVTLGTFLLAGCTSEVSSAPREGFEVKFLVGSALQQFCTQAAEQFNQTKPKLGDGKAFYLSCQAMGSGDIVTNLVNKAKQLQSGSLQADSPDFPTLVSLDGEIYHSQLVYQFNQVFPGKNYIPQITDAPLLANSPMVFMVPTDVATGLQKQEDVYKALAKAKTHKELDASSPTLPIYFVQSAPTRSNSGLQTLVAQFVSVSGKRPEQLTATDVQKFQTQIQNIQTKITRYGVSTDALATDMVKNGSFWASVASVYESSVIKANSNLQPGQTRYKAIYPKATFTSNMRAIVPNAPWVSSDEKAAAEKVIAYLQSPDAQKIATELGLRPGVPGVELGAKFSPEYGVDPNAKYDSLRPPQPEVVAAMLKSWQEFAKKPSQVIVVVDSSGSMQGNKLPAVQSTLRQYIESLGPKEKIALIDFDSAIRSPIVVDGTPQGKERGMQFIASLQVDGGTKLYDSALYARNWLASNLRKDAINAVVILTDGEDSESSINLEQLQQELGKSNFSSDKRIAFFTVGYGNEGEFNPDALKKIAQVNGGYYRKGDPATISTLMSELQVEF